The Ahaetulla prasina isolate Xishuangbanna chromosome 3, ASM2864084v1, whole genome shotgun sequence genome window below encodes:
- the TMEM53 gene encoding transmembrane protein 53 isoform X1, producing MGRRARELGCEVDFPLKRSAETSLEKGEKINPPVVVIMLGWAGCKDRYLDKYSAIYQQKGCVVIRYTAPWRLVFFAESFGIKSMQTLATKLLELLSDYEVETKPLFFHVFSNGGFMLYRYIVELLHTRQQFQHLRVVGTIFDSAPGRKNLRGAVRALSVVLASYNVCIKYFILLSFAMLVVILRIVLYPVTRFIHESHYEAMLNQPSKWPELYFYSKADSVILASDIEDMIQARRQHRVLVKTVDFVHSDHVSHLRAYPTSYATHCISFMYSCIESTSH from the exons ATGGGGAGGCGAGCGAGGGAGTTGGGCTGCGAGGTGGATTTTCCCTTGAAACGAAGTGCGG aaACTTCTttggaaaaaggagagaaaatcaATCCTCCGGTGGTGGTGATAATGCTTGGATGGGCCGGCTGCAAGGACAGGTACCTAGACAAATACAGCGCCATCTATCAACAGAAG GGATGTGTAGTGATCCGGTATACAGCTCCATGGAGACTTGTGTTCTTTGCAGAATCCTTTGGTATAAAATCCATGCAGACTCTGGCTACAAAGCTGTTGGAGCTCCTTTCTGATTACGAAGTGGAGACGAAGCCTCTATTCTTTCATGTCTTCAGCAATGGCGGGTTCATGCTCTATCGTTACATTGTGGAACTTCTTCACACTCGACAACAGTTCCAGCATCTGAGGGTAGTGGGAACTATTTTTGATAGTGCACCTGGCAGGAAGAACTTGAGGGGTGCAGTTCGTGCTCTCTCAGTTGTCTTAGCATCATACAATGTGTGTATAAAGTACTTTATTCTACTGTCATTTGCAATGCTGGTAGTGATATTGCGGATTGTATTGTATCCTGTGACCCGCTTTATACATGAGAGCCATTATGAAGCAATGTTGAACCAACCTTCTAAATGGCCTGAGCTCTATTTCTATTCCAAAGCTGATTCTGTCATCCTAGCAAGTGACATTGAGGACATGATCCAGGCTCGACGACAGCATCGGGTCCTTGTTAAGACTGTCGACTTTGTGCATTCTGATCATGTTAGTCATCTACGAGCATATCCTACCTCCTATGCTACTCACTGCATCTCCTTCATGTACAGTTGCATTGAAAGCACTTCTCACTAG
- the TMEM53 gene encoding transmembrane protein 53 isoform X2 translates to MGRLQGQGCVVIRYTAPWRLVFFAESFGIKSMQTLATKLLELLSDYEVETKPLFFHVFSNGGFMLYRYIVELLHTRQQFQHLRVVGTIFDSAPGRKNLRGAVRALSVVLASYNVCIKYFILLSFAMLVVILRIVLYPVTRFIHESHYEAMLNQPSKWPELYFYSKADSVILASDIEDMIQARRQHRVLVKTVDFVHSDHVSHLRAYPTSYATHCISFMYSCIESTSH, encoded by the exons ATGGGCCGGCTGCAAGGACAG GGATGTGTAGTGATCCGGTATACAGCTCCATGGAGACTTGTGTTCTTTGCAGAATCCTTTGGTATAAAATCCATGCAGACTCTGGCTACAAAGCTGTTGGAGCTCCTTTCTGATTACGAAGTGGAGACGAAGCCTCTATTCTTTCATGTCTTCAGCAATGGCGGGTTCATGCTCTATCGTTACATTGTGGAACTTCTTCACACTCGACAACAGTTCCAGCATCTGAGGGTAGTGGGAACTATTTTTGATAGTGCACCTGGCAGGAAGAACTTGAGGGGTGCAGTTCGTGCTCTCTCAGTTGTCTTAGCATCATACAATGTGTGTATAAAGTACTTTATTCTACTGTCATTTGCAATGCTGGTAGTGATATTGCGGATTGTATTGTATCCTGTGACCCGCTTTATACATGAGAGCCATTATGAAGCAATGTTGAACCAACCTTCTAAATGGCCTGAGCTCTATTTCTATTCCAAAGCTGATTCTGTCATCCTAGCAAGTGACATTGAGGACATGATCCAGGCTCGACGACAGCATCGGGTCCTTGTTAAGACTGTCGACTTTGTGCATTCTGATCATGTTAGTCATCTACGAGCATATCCTACCTCCTATGCTACTCACTGCATCTCCTTCATGTACAGTTGCATTGAAAGCACTTCTCACTAG